Proteins co-encoded in one Thermochromatium tepidum ATCC 43061 genomic window:
- a CDS encoding autotransporter assembly complex protein TamA — translation MLSLALGLLGAAPSEAIELEVRVEGLQGELEANVLAFLSIHNERAETDLTAARIEALHRRAPDQIRTALAPFGFYRVKIEDRLEPPAAASGTWRAYYRIEPGEPVRIARVDYRITGEGATDPVFPKTFPMKVGDVLLHAVYEQAKSDLRHAATSAGYLDYRLDRHQVLIDLQAYEAQVFFYLETGPQYRLGAVRFKQDLLDEGLLRRYVHFKPGEVYNPDVLLGLQGRLLSSEYYSDIEIIPLKDEVDADNRVPIEVVAQRNKANEYRIGLGFATDVGPRLTLDYRRRYLTSQGDKLRTELNLSPALSQWDLDYRLPIQDPTRDYILVKPVVAYYDKAIFQGWAHSLQVAHSTLSPGGWRRNLGLDYSYEDLSLNEAPLEATSELALSVSWSKTVADDPILTNDGYRITYSLVGSVQGLISEASYLSGQVRFKWVRRFAPNYRLLTRADLGATWAERVTDLPAGRRFYAGGDSSIRGWGFDALGPNDPKTDDTLGGRYLAVGSLELERRLQGRWSAAVFTDFGNAFDPDYSQELAQSVGLGLRWASPIGQVRFDLAFAVSKDADAGIPPARLHIVIGPDL, via the coding sequence ATGCTCTCGCTGGCGCTTGGGTTGCTCGGTGCCGCACCGTCCGAGGCGATCGAGCTAGAGGTCAGGGTCGAGGGGCTCCAAGGCGAGCTCGAGGCCAATGTCCTGGCGTTCCTGAGCATCCACAACGAGCGCGCCGAGACCGATCTGACCGCTGCGCGCATCGAGGCCCTGCATCGTCGCGCGCCGGATCAGATCCGCACGGCGCTTGCGCCCTTTGGATTCTATCGCGTCAAGATCGAGGATCGGCTCGAACCCCCGGCCGCTGCCTCAGGGACCTGGCGCGCCTACTATCGGATCGAGCCGGGTGAGCCGGTACGGATCGCTCGGGTCGATTATCGGATCACGGGTGAGGGCGCGACCGATCCGGTCTTTCCCAAGACCTTCCCCATGAAGGTCGGCGATGTACTGTTGCACGCCGTCTACGAGCAGGCCAAGTCCGACCTGCGCCATGCGGCCACCTCGGCCGGCTATCTCGACTATCGGCTCGATCGCCATCAGGTGCTCATCGATCTCCAGGCCTATGAGGCGCAGGTGTTCTTCTATCTGGAGACAGGTCCGCAATACCGTCTCGGCGCGGTGCGCTTCAAACAGGATCTACTCGACGAGGGGTTGCTGCGCCGCTATGTCCATTTCAAGCCTGGCGAGGTCTATAACCCGGACGTCCTGCTCGGGCTCCAGGGACGTCTACTCAGCAGCGAGTATTACAGCGATATCGAGATCATCCCGCTCAAGGACGAGGTCGACGCCGACAACCGGGTGCCGATCGAGGTCGTGGCCCAGCGCAACAAGGCCAACGAGTATCGGATCGGTCTGGGCTTTGCTACCGATGTCGGGCCGCGTCTGACCCTGGACTATCGCCGCCGCTATCTCACATCCCAGGGCGACAAGCTGCGCACCGAACTGAATCTGTCACCCGCGCTCTCGCAGTGGGATCTGGACTATCGCCTCCCGATCCAAGACCCGACCCGCGACTATATCCTCGTCAAACCGGTCGTGGCCTACTATGACAAGGCCATATTCCAGGGCTGGGCGCACAGTCTCCAGGTCGCGCACTCGACCCTGAGCCCGGGCGGTTGGCGACGCAACCTGGGCCTCGATTATAGCTATGAGGATCTCAGCCTCAACGAGGCCCCCCTGGAGGCGACGAGCGAACTGGCCCTCAGCGTCTCCTGGTCCAAGACGGTTGCAGACGACCCTATCTTGACCAACGATGGCTATCGGATCACCTACAGCCTGGTCGGATCCGTGCAGGGGCTGATCTCAGAGGCGTCCTATCTGAGCGGGCAGGTGCGGTTCAAGTGGGTGCGACGCTTTGCGCCCAACTATCGCTTGCTCACCCGCGCCGATCTGGGTGCGACCTGGGCCGAGCGTGTCACTGACCTGCCGGCCGGGCGACGTTTCTATGCCGGAGGCGACAGCTCCATTCGCGGCTGGGGATTCGATGCACTCGGGCCGAATGATCCTAAGACCGACGATACGCTCGGTGGGCGCTATCTCGCCGTGGGCAGCCTGGAGCTAGAGCGCCGCCTCCAGGGGCGCTGGAGCGCAGCCGTCTTCACCGATTTCGGCAATGCCTTCGATCCAGACTATAGCCAGGAGCTGGCTCAGAGCGTCGGCCTGGGACTGCGCTGGGCCTCACCGATCGGTCAGGTACGTTTCGACCTGGCCTTTGCCGTCTCCAAGGACGCAGATGCCGGTATCCCCCCCGCCCGACTGCATATCGTGATCGGGCCGGACCTCTAG
- a CDS encoding ATP-dependent zinc protease family protein — protein sequence MPDSASTSFDLILGWREWLALPELGIPAIKAKVDTGARTSTLHAFEVDTLRRDGQLYARFSVHPIQRRTDIVVQSEAMVIDRRLVADSGGHREERYVISTRLVLADRQWPIELTLTNRETMLFRMLLGRTAIAGRALVDPARSFLTGRVRQSWEVYGATAR from the coding sequence CTCATTCGACTTGATCCTGGGCTGGCGCGAATGGCTGGCCCTGCCCGAGCTGGGGATACCGGCGATCAAGGCCAAGGTCGATACGGGCGCACGCACCTCGACCCTGCATGCGTTCGAGGTCGATACCCTGAGGCGCGATGGACAGCTATATGCGCGCTTCAGCGTGCACCCGATCCAGCGACGCACCGATATTGTCGTCCAGAGCGAGGCCATGGTGATCGACCGGCGGCTGGTCGCGGATTCGGGCGGACATCGCGAGGAGCGCTATGTCATCTCGACCCGGCTGGTGCTGGCCGATCGGCAGTGGCCGATCGAGCTGACCCTGACCAATCGTGAGACCATGCTGTTTAGGATGCTGCTGGGGCGAACTGCCATCGCCGGACGCGCCCTGGTGGATCCGGCACGATCTTTTCTGACCGGACGGGTGCGTCAGAGCTGGGAGGTCTATGGAGCGACCGCTCGATGA
- a CDS encoding sulfur globule protein CV3, whose amino-acid sequence MKRLLLALALAGASALASLPANAFWGWNPFRWGGPWWDDPWYDPWYGPWGGPWYGYPYYGGYYPYGVPFYGVPYWGVPVYAYPGYYPYPGYAYPATTQPSTKSSKSQ is encoded by the coding sequence ATGAAGCGACTCCTTCTGGCCTTGGCACTGGCCGGAGCCTCCGCGCTCGCCAGCTTACCTGCCAATGCCTTCTGGGGTTGGAACCCCTTCAGGTGGGGTGGTCCCTGGTGGGATGACCCCTGGTACGACCCCTGGTACGGCCCCTGGGGTGGCCCCTGGTACGGCTATCCCTACTATGGTGGCTACTATCCCTACGGTGTGCCCTTCTACGGTGTGCCCTATTGGGGCGTCCCCGTCTATGCCTATCCTGGCTACTACCCCTATCCGGGCTATGCCTATCCTGCCACCACCCAGCCAAGCACCAAGAGCTCTAAGAGCCAATAA
- the glk gene encoding glucokinase translates to MRLLVGDIGGTKTALGLAETDGGSVRLSETRRYPSASFGSLDQIVQRYLLETGVHCRFAVFAVAGPVHDQRCETTNLPWVLDAESLEQGLDLTCVELINDLEAVAWGVPILGADDLAELHPGDPHSQGNACVVAAGTGLGQAGLFWDGLRHHAFATEGGHSDFAPADDLEFALLAHLKSRFGRVSWERVVSGPGIVNLFEFLCFHHGVQVPDWLSAAINAGGDTAAIIAQAAAEERCPLCRETMNLFMRLYGREAGNVALKHMALGGVYLGGGIALKNLACLRRGGFLEGFFDKGRMGSLMRRMPVRVILQPNTPLLGAARFMALQ, encoded by the coding sequence ATGCGCTTGTTGGTAGGTGACATTGGTGGCACGAAGACGGCCCTTGGTCTGGCCGAGACGGATGGCGGATCCGTGCGACTCAGCGAGACCCGACGCTATCCAAGCGCCTCCTTTGGCTCGCTCGATCAGATCGTCCAGCGTTACCTGCTCGAGACGGGCGTCCACTGCCGGTTCGCGGTCTTCGCCGTCGCCGGTCCCGTGCACGACCAGCGCTGCGAAACGACCAATCTGCCCTGGGTGCTGGATGCCGAGTCCCTGGAGCAGGGCCTTGACCTGACCTGTGTGGAACTGATCAACGACCTGGAGGCGGTCGCTTGGGGTGTGCCCATCCTTGGCGCAGACGATCTGGCCGAACTCCATCCCGGCGATCCGCACAGTCAGGGCAATGCCTGCGTGGTCGCCGCCGGAACCGGACTCGGACAGGCCGGGCTGTTCTGGGACGGGCTGCGTCATCATGCCTTTGCCACCGAAGGTGGGCACTCGGACTTCGCCCCGGCAGATGACCTAGAGTTTGCGCTCCTGGCCCATCTCAAGTCGCGTTTCGGACGGGTGAGCTGGGAGCGGGTCGTCTCGGGTCCGGGGATCGTCAACCTGTTTGAGTTCCTGTGCTTTCATCACGGCGTTCAGGTACCGGACTGGTTGTCGGCGGCCATCAACGCCGGTGGCGACACGGCGGCCATCATCGCCCAGGCCGCAGCCGAGGAGCGCTGTCCGCTGTGTCGTGAAACCATGAATCTCTTCATGCGGCTCTACGGACGCGAGGCGGGCAATGTCGCACTCAAGCACATGGCGCTCGGCGGGGTCTATTTGGGCGGCGGGATCGCGCTGAAGAATCTCGCCTGTCTGCGCCGGGGCGGCTTTCTGGAAGGCTTCTTTGACAAGGGGCGCATGGGCTCGTTGATGCGGCGGATGCCGGTGCGCGTCATCCTCCAACCCAATACACCGCTGCTTGGCGCGGCGCGTTTCATGGCCTTGCAATGA
- the dnaE gene encoding DNA polymerase III subunit alpha — MDPTFVHLHLHSEYSLVDGLVRLKPLVKAVAAAGMPAVAVTDQCNLFGLVRFYKAAIASGVKPIAGADLWVRNPEDANRPYRLVLLVQDETGYHNLMQLVSRSFIEGQHQGLAQVERDWILEAHQGLIALSGGTRGDVAEALLRGRDELAEQRLDAWLSVFEDRYYLELIRTGRPQEGELIEASVDLALRRGVPVVATNDVRFLLAEDFEAHEARVCIHQGRTLDDPRRPRDYSEEQYLRTPDEMAELFADLPEALENTVEIAKRCNLELKLGKTFLPVFPVPEGMTTESFFIEQSRLGLERRLERILDRNAPEYAARRRIYEERLETELAVIIQMGFPGYFLIVADFIQWAKDNGIPVGPGRGSGAGSLVAYALKITDLDPIAHDLLFERFLNPERVSMPDFDIDFCMEGRDRVIDYVTRKYGREAVSQIITFGTLAAKAVVRDVGRVLGYPYGFVDKIAKMVPFELGMTLEKALKESEDLRRAYEEDEEVRTILDLARKLEGLTRNAGKHAGGVVIAPTKLTDFVPLYCEPGGSNLVTQFDKDDVEQVGLVKFDFLGLRTLTIIDWALKTINAGRAARGEPPLDLGCIDPCDPKAFDLLRRCETTAVFQLESRGMKELIKKLRPDCFDDITALVALFRPGPLQSGMVDDFIERKHGRAPVAYPHPDLEPILKPTYGIILYQEQVMQIAQVLGGYTLGGADLLRRAMGKKKPEEMAKQRATFEQGARARGIDGQLASHIFDLMEYFSGYGFNRSHSAAYALVSYQTLWLKAHYPAAFMAAVLSADMDNTDKVVTLIDECRMMKLRVEPPAINRSDECFSVADDRTIVYGLGAVKGVGESAIAAILEARRAGGPFRDLWDFCGRIDLQRVNRRVLESLIRAGALDELGPNRATLMDHLPPALKAAEQSRNTRATGQVDLFGLLEPSGQPAPDPQLASEILADWEDEQRLQGEKETLGLYLTGHPIDRYEDELKAMGAVRIARLLETDRELGRRDLPVRSAQSGREKYTVVGLVVGVRHGKTQRGRMGSVLLDDRTGRIEATVFSELYEQVRQLLVADRILSLTGTLNFDEFRDTWSLRADSVRPLEEARATAADHLLLTLDLSDSSAHAHGLERVEELRTTLLAHRDLARETSLPIRLIYRRPGAVGELKLGSAWRVRPTDALLKQLRGLLGAGNVRVSYERPEQPVQPVPMPELQPAPRLRAVS; from the coding sequence GTGGACCCAACCTTTGTTCATCTGCATCTGCATTCCGAGTATTCGCTGGTCGATGGCCTGGTGCGTCTCAAGCCCCTGGTCAAGGCGGTCGCAGCGGCCGGGATGCCGGCGGTCGCCGTCACCGACCAGTGCAATCTGTTCGGGCTGGTGCGCTTCTACAAGGCGGCCATAGCGTCCGGGGTCAAGCCGATCGCCGGCGCCGATCTCTGGGTGCGCAACCCCGAGGACGCCAACCGCCCGTACCGACTGGTCCTGCTGGTCCAGGACGAGACGGGCTATCACAACCTGATGCAGCTCGTCTCGCGCAGCTTCATCGAGGGTCAACATCAGGGGTTGGCCCAGGTCGAACGCGACTGGATCCTGGAGGCGCATCAGGGCCTGATCGCGCTCTCGGGGGGGACGCGCGGCGACGTGGCCGAGGCCTTGCTCAGGGGTCGGGACGAGCTGGCCGAGCAGCGCCTCGATGCCTGGCTGTCGGTGTTCGAGGACCGCTATTACCTGGAGCTGATCCGCACCGGTCGCCCCCAGGAAGGTGAGCTGATCGAGGCCAGTGTGGACCTGGCGCTGCGGCGCGGTGTGCCCGTGGTGGCGACCAATGACGTGCGTTTCCTCCTCGCCGAAGACTTCGAGGCCCATGAGGCGCGCGTCTGCATCCATCAGGGCCGCACCCTTGACGACCCGCGCCGCCCACGCGACTACAGCGAAGAGCAGTATCTGCGGACCCCGGACGAGATGGCCGAGCTGTTCGCCGATCTGCCCGAGGCCCTGGAGAACACGGTCGAGATCGCCAAGCGCTGCAACCTGGAACTGAAGCTCGGCAAGACCTTTCTCCCGGTGTTCCCGGTCCCCGAGGGCATGACTACGGAGAGCTTCTTCATCGAGCAGTCGCGTCTGGGGTTGGAACGGCGTCTGGAGCGGATCCTCGATCGCAACGCACCCGAGTATGCCGCGCGGCGTCGGATCTATGAGGAACGGCTCGAGACCGAGCTCGCCGTCATCATCCAGATGGGCTTCCCCGGCTACTTCTTGATCGTGGCCGACTTCATCCAATGGGCCAAGGACAACGGCATCCCGGTCGGGCCCGGGCGTGGCTCTGGGGCCGGTTCCCTGGTCGCCTATGCGCTCAAGATCACGGATCTCGACCCGATCGCCCATGACCTGCTGTTTGAGCGCTTCCTGAACCCAGAGCGCGTGTCCATGCCCGACTTCGATATCGACTTCTGCATGGAAGGGCGCGATCGGGTCATCGACTATGTGACGCGCAAATACGGGCGCGAGGCGGTGTCGCAGATCATCACCTTCGGCACCCTGGCGGCCAAGGCGGTGGTGCGCGATGTCGGGCGCGTCCTGGGTTATCCCTATGGTTTCGTCGACAAGATCGCCAAGATGGTGCCCTTCGAGCTGGGGATGACCCTCGAAAAGGCACTCAAGGAGAGCGAGGATCTCCGGCGCGCCTATGAGGAGGACGAAGAGGTGCGCACCATCCTCGACCTGGCGCGCAAGCTGGAGGGCCTGACCCGCAACGCCGGCAAGCACGCCGGCGGCGTGGTGATCGCCCCGACCAAGCTGACCGATTTCGTACCGCTCTATTGCGAACCGGGTGGGTCGAATCTGGTCACCCAGTTCGACAAGGACGACGTCGAGCAGGTCGGGCTGGTCAAGTTCGACTTTTTGGGGCTGCGCACCCTCACCATCATCGACTGGGCGCTCAAGACCATCAATGCCGGGCGCGCCGCCCGGGGCGAGCCACCGCTCGACCTCGGGTGTATCGACCCGTGCGATCCCAAGGCCTTTGATCTGCTCAGACGCTGCGAGACGACGGCGGTGTTTCAGCTCGAATCGCGCGGGATGAAGGAGCTGATCAAGAAGCTCAGGCCCGACTGCTTCGACGACATCACGGCGCTGGTGGCGCTGTTCCGGCCTGGTCCGCTGCAATCGGGCATGGTCGATGACTTCATCGAACGCAAGCATGGGCGCGCCCCGGTTGCCTATCCGCACCCGGACCTGGAGCCGATCCTCAAGCCCACCTATGGCATCATCCTCTATCAGGAGCAGGTGATGCAGATCGCTCAGGTGTTGGGCGGCTATACCCTGGGTGGTGCCGACTTATTGCGAAGGGCCATGGGCAAGAAGAAGCCCGAGGAGATGGCCAAGCAGCGCGCGACCTTCGAGCAGGGGGCGCGGGCACGCGGGATCGACGGCCAGCTTGCGTCGCATATATTTGATTTGATGGAGTATTTTTCTGGTTACGGCTTCAACCGCAGCCATAGTGCCGCCTATGCCCTGGTCAGCTACCAGACCCTCTGGCTCAAGGCGCACTACCCGGCTGCCTTCATGGCGGCCGTGCTCTCGGCGGACATGGACAACACCGACAAGGTCGTCACCCTGATCGACGAATGCCGGATGATGAAGCTTCGGGTCGAGCCACCGGCCATCAATCGTTCCGACGAGTGCTTCAGCGTCGCCGATGACAGGACCATCGTCTATGGTCTGGGCGCGGTCAAGGGCGTGGGCGAGTCGGCGATCGCGGCCATCCTAGAGGCGCGTCGAGCCGGCGGACCCTTCCGCGACCTCTGGGACTTCTGCGGTCGTATCGATCTGCAACGGGTCAACCGCCGCGTACTGGAGTCGCTGATCCGCGCCGGCGCGCTCGATGAACTCGGACCCAACCGCGCCACACTCATGGACCATCTGCCGCCGGCGCTCAAGGCCGCCGAGCAGTCGCGCAACACCCGCGCCACCGGTCAGGTCGATCTATTCGGCCTGCTCGAACCCAGTGGACAGCCTGCGCCGGATCCGCAGCTCGCCTCTGAGATCCTCGCCGACTGGGAGGATGAGCAGCGTCTCCAGGGCGAGAAGGAGACGCTTGGACTCTATCTGACCGGGCATCCGATCGACCGCTACGAAGACGAGCTCAAGGCCATGGGCGCGGTGCGCATCGCCCGTTTGCTCGAGACCGATCGCGAACTCGGACGCCGCGACCTGCCTGTGCGCAGCGCCCAGTCAGGTCGCGAAAAATACACCGTCGTCGGACTGGTGGTCGGTGTGCGCCACGGCAAGACCCAGCGCGGACGTATGGGCTCGGTGCTCCTCGACGATCGCACCGGACGCATCGAGGCCACGGTCTTCTCTGAGCTCTATGAGCAGGTGCGTCAGCTGCTGGTCGCCGACCGGATCCTGAGCCTTACGGGCACGCTCAACTTCGACGAGTTCCGCGATACCTGGTCGCTGCGCGCCGACAGCGTGCGCCCCCTCGAAGAGGCGCGCGCGACCGCCGCCGACCACCTGCTCCTGACACTGGATCTGTCCGATTCGTCTGCCCATGCGCACGGACTGGAGCGGGTCGAGGAACTGCGCACGACCCTGCTTGCCCATCGCGACCTGGCGCGCGAGACAAGCCTGCCGATCCGCTTGATCTACCGTCGCCCCGGTGCGGTCGGCGAGCTTAAGCTGGGGAGCGCCTGGCGCGTCCGTCCGACCGATGCCTTGCTCAAGCAGTTGCGTGGGCTGTTGGGAGCCGGCAATGTCCGTGTCTCTTATGAGCGACCAGAGCAACCCGTCCAGCCAGTGCCCATGCCCGAGTTGCAGCCGGCACCGCGATTGCGGGCGGTGTCCTGA
- the polA gene encoding DNA polymerase I, producing the protein MSQEYPLLLVDASGYLFRAYHALPKLTNSRGEPTGALVGVLNMLRKLIEDQRPDYIGVVFDAGGRGFRHERYPDYKANRPAPPEDLRAQIEPLQTIIRALGLPLLVVPGVEADDVIGTLSTQAAALGLPTLISTGDKDLAQLVDEHVTLVNTMTGTWLDPAGVREKFGVPPERIVDYLALMGDSVDNIPGVPGCGPKTAAKWLTDYGDLDGVIAQAASIKGKIGESLRTALDQLPLARELLTIKRDVALDFGPTDLRPTPPDIATLRAWYERLELRRLLATLDGMGVAGAPPTQRHQTGHEPQYELVLTESALEAWLARLRTAELIALDTETTALDARRAELVGISFAVAPGQAAYVPLAHTYPGAPQQLDRDLVLARLKPVLEDPDRPKVGQNLKYDLTVLARYGIELHGIAHDTLIASYVLDSTARHDLDSLAKRFLGHDTIRFKDVAGTGSKQIRFDQVPLEQAGPYAAEDAEVTLRLHQVLQPRLTAVPKLERLYREIEMPLVPVLARLERAGVLIDAEQLESQSAELARRILELEETAQRVAGRRFNLGSPKQIAALLFEELGLPVVAKTPKGAPSTSEEVLEQLAQVHELPRIILEHRLLSKLKSTYTDKLPRLIDPATGRIHTSYHQTVTATGRLSSSDPNLQNIPIRTEEGRRIRRAFIAAPGHRLLAADYSQIELRIMAHLSGDARLLAAFAAGLDIHRATAAEILGLAPEAVTSEQRRSAKAINFGLIYGMSAFGLAHQLGIERAAAQAYVERYFERYPGVREFMERIRHQARECGYVETLFGRRLHLPEIGHSNQTRRAAAERTAINAPMQGTAADIIKRAMIAVDVWIETTGAPARLILQVHDELVLEVAETALEETREAVRAAMEGAAELAVPLVVEIGSGANWDDAH; encoded by the coding sequence ATGTCCCAAGAGTATCCACTGCTCCTCGTCGATGCCTCTGGCTATCTGTTCCGGGCCTATCACGCACTGCCCAAGCTGACCAATTCGCGCGGCGAGCCGACCGGGGCCCTGGTCGGCGTGCTCAATATGCTGCGCAAGCTGATCGAGGATCAGCGGCCCGACTACATCGGTGTGGTCTTCGATGCCGGCGGTCGGGGGTTTCGGCATGAACGCTATCCAGACTATAAGGCCAATCGCCCGGCGCCGCCGGAGGATCTGCGCGCCCAGATCGAGCCGCTCCAGACGATCATCCGTGCCCTGGGGTTGCCGCTGCTGGTGGTCCCCGGGGTCGAGGCGGACGACGTGATCGGCACCCTGTCGACCCAGGCCGCGGCCCTGGGTCTGCCGACCCTGATCTCGACCGGGGACAAAGATCTGGCGCAGCTGGTCGATGAGCACGTCACCCTGGTCAATACCATGACCGGGACCTGGCTCGATCCGGCAGGGGTGCGCGAAAAGTTCGGTGTACCGCCCGAACGCATCGTCGATTATCTGGCCTTGATGGGCGATAGTGTGGACAACATCCCAGGCGTACCCGGGTGTGGGCCCAAGACGGCGGCCAAATGGCTCACCGATTACGGCGATCTCGATGGGGTCATCGCTCAGGCCGCCTCCATCAAGGGTAAGATCGGCGAGTCGTTGCGCACGGCACTCGACCAGTTGCCCCTGGCGCGCGAACTCCTGACCATCAAGCGCGATGTCGCCCTCGACTTCGGTCCGACCGATCTGCGACCGACCCCGCCAGACATTGCGACCCTGCGCGCCTGGTACGAACGTCTGGAACTGCGCCGTCTGTTGGCCACCCTCGATGGGATGGGGGTCGCAGGCGCACCGCCCACCCAGAGGCATCAGACCGGTCACGAACCCCAGTACGAGCTGGTCCTGACCGAGTCCGCCCTGGAGGCGTGGCTGGCGCGGCTGCGGACGGCCGAGCTCATCGCCCTGGACACCGAGACCACCGCGCTCGATGCCCGGCGGGCCGAGCTCGTCGGTATCTCGTTTGCGGTAGCACCCGGCCAGGCGGCCTATGTCCCGCTCGCCCATACCTATCCGGGCGCGCCCCAGCAGCTCGACCGCGACCTGGTCCTGGCGCGATTGAAACCGGTGCTGGAAGACCCCGACCGCCCCAAGGTCGGCCAAAACCTCAAGTACGACCTCACCGTGCTCGCCCGCTATGGGATCGAGCTGCACGGGATCGCCCACGACACCCTGATCGCGAGCTATGTGCTCGATAGCACCGCGCGCCACGATCTAGACTCGCTGGCCAAGCGCTTTCTCGGCCATGACACCATCCGTTTCAAGGACGTCGCCGGCACAGGCAGCAAACAGATCCGGTTCGATCAGGTCCCCCTAGAACAGGCCGGTCCCTATGCCGCCGAGGATGCCGAGGTCACACTCCGACTGCACCAGGTCTTGCAACCGCGCCTGACGGCGGTGCCCAAACTCGAACGGCTCTATCGCGAGATCGAGATGCCATTGGTGCCTGTGCTCGCGCGTCTGGAACGCGCCGGGGTGCTGATCGACGCCGAGCAGCTCGAATCCCAGAGCGCCGAACTGGCGCGCCGGATCCTCGAATTGGAGGAGACGGCCCAGCGGGTTGCGGGCCGGCGGTTCAATCTCGGCTCGCCCAAGCAGATCGCGGCGCTCTTGTTCGAGGAACTGGGGTTGCCGGTGGTCGCCAAGACGCCCAAGGGTGCCCCCTCGACCTCCGAGGAGGTGCTCGAACAGCTGGCCCAAGTCCACGAGCTGCCCCGGATCATCCTCGAACACCGCCTCCTCTCCAAGCTCAAATCGACCTATACCGACAAGCTACCACGCCTGATCGACCCCGCCACTGGGCGCATCCATACCTCTTATCATCAGACGGTCACGGCCACCGGACGGCTGTCGTCGAGCGATCCCAACCTCCAGAACATCCCGATCCGCACCGAGGAAGGACGACGCATCCGGCGTGCCTTCATCGCCGCACCCGGTCATCGTCTGCTCGCGGCCGACTATTCACAGATCGAGCTGCGGATCATGGCCCACCTCTCGGGCGATGCCCGTCTGCTCGCCGCCTTCGCCGCGGGTTTGGACATCCATCGTGCCACCGCCGCCGAGATCCTGGGTCTGGCGCCCGAGGCGGTGACCAGCGAGCAGCGCCGTTCGGCCAAGGCGATCAATTTCGGGCTCATCTATGGCATGTCGGCGTTCGGGCTCGCCCATCAGCTCGGGATCGAGCGTGCAGCGGCCCAGGCCTATGTCGAGCGCTATTTCGAGCGCTATCCCGGGGTGCGCGAGTTCATGGAACGCATCCGTCACCAGGCACGCGAATGTGGCTATGTCGAGACCCTGTTTGGTCGTCGCCTGCATCTGCCCGAGATTGGTCACAGCAACCAGACCCGCCGCGCCGCCGCTGAGCGGACCGCTATCAATGCACCCATGCAGGGTACGGCCGCCGACATCATCAAGCGTGCCATGATCGCAGTCGATGTCTGGATCGAGACGACAGGGGCGCCGGCCCGACTCATCCTCCAGGTCCATGACGAACTGGTGCTGGAGGTCGCCGAGACCGCACTTGAGGAGACCCGTGAGGCGGTGCGCGCGGCGATGGAGGGGGCCGCCGAGCTCGCCGTGCCCCTGGTGGTCGAGATCGGCAGCGGCGCCAACTGGGATGACGCCCACTGA